The DNA segment CCTTTTTTTATTCTGATGAGCCTGGCCATGATGAGCAGCTGTGATACGAACAGCGGATCATCTGAAGAGACAATCTTGTCGGAGGACTTCTCAGACGGTAGCAACTGGACATTTACTACTGATGACTCAACTGCCAATCTCTTCACCATTGTCAAAGAAGAAGCAATGTTGACAATAGAACATCCCACGGGGAACGATTTTGCCAGCCAGCTGGCATACACTGGTGATAAATTCACCCTGAAGAGCGGAGAGAGTTATATCATCAGCTTCGATGCCAGAGGCACCCGCTTTGTGAATATGGAGATTCAGGAAAATGATGTCGATATCAACAATGACAGACGGCGTTTCACAAGTTATATAGACAAAGATTGTGATCTGATCGCTGAAAACCACATATTCTCTTTTGAATTCACCATGCCTTTAACAGATGACAAACCAGGCCTTGTATTCGATTTTGGCAGAGAACCTGCAGGACAGGTTTACCTGGACAACATCAAGATCAGAACCACTCCCTGATTTTTGAGCAAAAAAAGCACTTTCATGTGGATATAAATATTACCAGCAATAAGGAGTTACCGTGAAAAAAACAATCGTATTATTATTTGCTTTGTGTTCACTATTCACCTTCCCAGCCTGTGACACAGGAACAGGAACCAGCACAAATAATGAAGAAGAGACCGGGAATGTTGATGATGGAACGTTCGAAGGCAGATACACAGGAGATGAATTAACTATTACAGGCTATGTTGAAGGAGCGGTTTTAGGAGACATCACTATTCCCTCAACCATTGAAGGCAAAACAGTTGTTGCAATCGACTCTGTGGCTTTTTACGGATGTGATGGAGAAGATGGAACACCGGATATTACATCGGTTGTTTTTC comes from the Oceanispirochaeta sp. genome and includes:
- a CDS encoding leucine-rich repeat protein yields the protein MKKTIVLLFALCSLFTFPACDTGTGTSTNNEEETGNVDDGTFEGRYTGDELTITGYVEGAVLGDITIPSTIEGKTVVAIDSVAFYGCDGEDGTPDITSVVFPSSLRKIEGSAFADNGNLHTISLKDGLERLNYDAFRGAALTA